The following DNA comes from Flavobacterium sp. N3904.
CTGTTTTGGATAATTTCGGAAAGTAATTTCTTGGCACGAAGCAATTTGATTTTCACATTGCTCAAGGGTTCGTTTATTTTGTTGGCAATTTCTTGGTAACTCATTTCCTGAAAATAACGCAACTGAATCACTTCTTGGTAATGGGGTTTTAACTCTTTTATAAATTGCAATAGCCGCGAAAGATTTTGTTCTGTTATCAATACATCTTCCGCCGACGGAGTGGTGTCGGCAATATTGTAGGCTTGTTGGTCTTGCTCGTCTGTAATTTCTATAAACAAGCTCGATTTATTTTTTCGAATTAAATCGATATGTACATTTTTGGCTATAGAAATAAGCCAAGTATTAAACTGGTATTCTGAATTGTATGTGGCAATTTTGTCAAATGCTTTAGAGAAAGTTTCAATGGTGATATCTTCGGCATTTGTTTCGTTTTCAGTGCGTTTGAGCATGAATCCGTACACTTCATTCCAATAATAATCCAACAGAAAAGTAAAGGCTACTTGATCTCCTTTTTTTGCTTTTTCTATATATTTGTTTATTTCCAATGGGCAGGTTTTGAAAAAATATTGGTAAAAAAGATATTAATTTGAGTGAATATAAGAATAATTTCTATAAAAGGATACCAATACATCACATCTTTTTCTTTTAATTTTCCTGCTGCAAATCCGATTACGATCCAAGTAAACAAATATCTAAAGCCGATAAGGCTTAACACAAGTATCCATTGAAATTGGAATGCTAATAAAATTATGGGAACAATAAAAAACAACAACTGGGAAATAAAGAAGAAGCCGAGTTGTATTTTGTCAAAGGCTTTGTAATGTTTGGCTGTGGCAACGTGTCTTCTTTTTTGAATAAACCAATCTTTAAAATTAGTTTTTGGTGTCGAATATGTAAAGCTTTCAGGAGTATAACTAATAGTAGTATTATCAGCATTTGCCGCTTGATTGATGAACAAATCATCATCGCCTGAACGAATTTGAATATGGTCTATAAAACCGTTTACATTAAAAAATTCGTCTTTTTTGTATGCCAAATTACGACCTACACCCATATACGGTTTACCCATTTTTGCCCACGAAAAATATTGCATGGCGGTAAGTAATGTTTCAAATCGGATTATTTTATTGAGGATTGAGTTGGCTATCTTTTCATAAGCGCCATAGCCCAAGACTATAGTTTTTTCTTTGGAGAATTGCGCACTCATCGCAGTTATCCAATCTTTAGAAGTCGGATAACAATCGGCATCTGTAAATAATAAATGTTCTTTTGTAGCGGCCTTAATTCCTAATGTTAGGGCGTATTTTTTGTTTCCCCAAAAGGCTTCGTTGTTTTTTACTTTAACCAATTTTATGTTTGAATATTTTTTTTCAAACTCTTCAAATATATCCAAAGTGTTATCACTAGAAGCATCGTCAATCAAAACGATTTCAAAATCAGGATAATTTTGTTCAATCAGTAAGGGAATGTATTTTATAACATTTTCTTCTTCATTTTTGGCACAAACAATCACAGAAATTGGAATGTTTTTTGCTTCTATTTCTTGGACTTTTGAA
Coding sequences within:
- a CDS encoding RNA polymerase sigma factor codes for the protein MEINKYIEKAKKGDQVAFTFLLDYYWNEVYGFMLKRTENETNAEDITIETFSKAFDKIATYNSEYQFNTWLISIAKNVHIDLIRKNKSSLFIEITDEQDQQAYNIADTTPSAEDVLITEQNLSRLLQFIKELKPHYQEVIQLRYFQEMSYQEIANKINEPLSNVKIKLLRAKKLLSEIIQNRR
- a CDS encoding glycosyltransferase, translating into MLTFTLYFFIAVVVIQLFYYLIVFGKFSFSKVQEIEAKNIPISVIVCAKNEEENVIKYIPLLIEQNYPDFEIVLIDDASSDNTLDIFEEFEKKYSNIKLVKVKNNEAFWGNKKYALTLGIKAATKEHLLFTDADCYPTSKDWITAMSAQFSKEKTIVLGYGAYEKIANSILNKIIRFETLLTAMQYFSWAKMGKPYMGVGRNLAYKKDEFFNVNGFIDHIQIRSGDDDLFINQAANADNTTISYTPESFTYSTPKTNFKDWFIQKRRHVATAKHYKAFDKIQLGFFFISQLLFFIVPIILLAFQFQWILVLSLIGFRYLFTWIVIGFAAGKLKEKDVMYWYPFIEIILIFTQINIFFTNIFSKPAHWK